A genomic region of Phragmites australis chromosome 2, lpPhrAust1.1, whole genome shotgun sequence contains the following coding sequences:
- the LOC133908357 gene encoding agamous-like MADS-box protein AGL61, whose translation MAPRRPSMGRQKIEIRRIESEEARQVCFSKRRAGLFKKASELSILCGAQVAAVVFSPAGKAFSFGHPSVESLLDRFLASSSSPGAAGAGVASSDDRAVSELNRQYGELRALLDYEKTRRERVDGAMEKERAARSPAAAWIDAEVGSMGQDDLVAFGAALADVQVAVAARADQLLRDALLAGPRRSRQPALRISSTGGGGGFDLGAFNAWRSGGAGVGQWHPAPL comes from the coding sequence ATGGCGCCCCGGCGGCCGAGCATGGGGCGCCAGAAGATCGAGATCCGACGCATCGAGAGCGAGGAGGCGCGGCAGGTGTGCTTCTCCAAGCGCCGCGCCGGTCTCTTCAAGAAGGCCAGCGAGCTTTCCATCCTCTGCGGCGCCCAAGTCGCCGCCGTCGTCTTCTCCCCGGCAGGCAAGGCCTTCTCCTTCGGCCACCCCTCCGTCGAGTCCCTCCTTGACCGTTTCCTCGCCTCGTCGTCCTCACCCGGAGCTGCTGGCGCCGGCGTAGCGTCCAGCGACGACAGGGCGGTCTCCGAGCTGAACCGGCAGTACGGCGAGCTGCGCGCACTGCTGGACTATGAGAAGACGCGGCGGGAGCGCGTGGACGGGGCGATGGAGAAGGAGCGCGCGGCGAGGAGCCCCGCTGCAGCGTGGATCGACGCGGAGGTGGGCAGCATGGGGCAGGACGACCTGGTGGCGTTCGGGGCCGCGCTCGCGGACGTGCAGGTCGCCGTGGCGGCGCGTGCGGACCAATTGCTGCGCGACGCGCTGCTCGCCGGGCCGCGCAGGAGCCGGCAGCCGGCCCTGCGGATCTCCAGCactggcggtggtggtggcttcGACCTCGGCGCGTTCAATGCATGGCGGAGTGGAGGTGCAGGTGTTGGGCAATGGCACCCGGCCCCCTTGTAA
- the LOC133909705 gene encoding probable aquaporin TIP1-2, with protein sequence MPVSRIAVAAPGELSHPDTAKAAVAEFISMLIFVFAGSGSGMAFSKLTDGGATTPAGLIAASLAHALALFVAVAVGANISGGHVNPAVTFGAFVGGNITLLKAVVYWVAQLLGSVVACLLLKIATGGEAVGAFSLSAGVGAWNAVVFEIVMTFGLVYTVYATAVDPKKGDLGVIAPIAIGFIVGANILAGGAFDGASMNPAVSFGPAVVSGVWENHWVYWLGPFVGAAIAALVYDTIFIGQRPHEQLPTTDY encoded by the exons ATGCCGGTGAGCAGGATCGCCGTGGCCGCTCCGGGCGAGTTGTCACACCCCGACACCGCAAAGGCCGCTGTCGCCGAGTTCATCTCCATGCTCATCTTCGTCTTCGCCGGCTCTGGATCCGGCATGGCCTTCA GTAAGCTGACGGACGGCGGCGCCACGACGCCCGCTGGGCTGATCGCGGCGTCTCTGGCGCACGCCCTGGCCCTGTTCGTCGCCGTGGCGGTGGGCGCCAACATCTCCGGCGGCCACGTGAACCCGGCCGTCACGTTCGGCGCCTTCGTGGGCGGCAACATCACCCTCCTCAAGGCCGTGGTCTACTGGGTGGCGCAGCTGCTGGGCTCTGTCGTGGCCTGCCTCCTCCTCAAGATCGCAACCGGCGGGGAGGCCGTGGGCGCCTTCTCGCTGTCGGCCGGCGTGGGCGCGTGGAACGCGGTCGTGTTCGAGATCGTGATGACGTTCGGGCTGGTGTACACGGTGTACGCGACGGCCGTGGACCCCAAGAAGGGCGACCTCGGGGTGATCGCGCCCATCGCCATCGGCTTCATCGTGGGCGCCAACATCCTGGCCGGCGGAGCCTTCGACGGCGCGTCCATGAACCCCGCGGTGTCCTTCGGCCCGGCCGTGGTGAGCGGGGTCTGGGAGAACCACTGGGTGTACTGGCTCGGCCCCTTCGTCGGCGCGGCCATCGCGGCGCTCGTCTACGACACCATCTTCATCGGACAGCGCCCGCACGAGCAGCTGCCCACCACCGACTACTGA
- the LOC133909699 gene encoding vacuolar fusion protein MON1 homolog isoform X2: MDPNPNPNPTSTDAQPEAEPEARLAALSLSRDLPPDFAGAEIDDDVDADAEAEEEEEGYLTAVSRGGSSSCAAAAWKEASEGLDDEEKDVAPPSPSSSGYAGERGSSLASSAGIEEPEPEPEPDGVGVHDWARDKKHLDEDDASASWRKRKKHFFILSNSGKPIYSRYGDEHKLAGFSATLQAIISFVENSGDRIKFVRAGKHQIIFLVKGPIYLVCISCTEESYEGLRGQLELMYGQILLILTKSVNRCFEKNPKFDMAPLLGGTDAVFLSLIHAFNWNPATFLQAYTCLPLAQSTRQAASAVLQDIADSGVLFALLMCEHKVISLVGAQKATLHPDDILLLANFILSSESFRTSESFSPICLPRYNPMAFLYAYVHFFDEHTYVILLTTRSDAFYDLKDSRARIQNVLLKSNVLIEVQRSLCESALRVEDLPTDPSSRSESQPLQSSQDMSSQSPEMAIGGPAGLWHFIYKSVYLDQYVSSEFPLPINNPKQQKRLYKAYQKFYASMHDKATGPHKTQFRRGEDYVLFCWITQDFELYAAFNPLADKTQAIKICNRVCQWIRDLENEIFVYGESTLSWQYHHCWGDM, translated from the exons ATGGATCCAAACCCTAACCCCAATCCCACCTCCACCGACGCCCAACCCGAAGCCGAGCCAGAAGCGAGGCTCGCCGCCCTCTCCCTCAGCAGGGACCTCCCCCCGGACTTCGCCGGTGCCGAGATCGACGACGACGTTGACGCGGAcgcggaggccgaggaggaggaggagggctaCCTTACGGCGGTGTCCAGAGGCGGGAGCAGCAGCTGCGCAGCAGCCGCGTGGAAGGAGGCGTCCGAGGGCCTCGACGACGAAGAGAAGGACGTGGCCCCGCCCAGCCCCAGCAGCAGCGGCTACGCCGGCGAGCGGGGAAGCAGCCTCGCCTCCAGCGCCGGCATCGAGGAGCCCGAACCCGAACCCGAACCGGACGGCGTAGGCGTGCATGATTGGGCGCGCGATAAGAAGCATCTCGACGAG GACGATGCTTCAGCTTcatggaggaagaggaaaaaacaTTTCTTCATTTTGAGCAATTCTGGCAAGCCAATATATTCTAG GTATGGAGATGAGCACAAGCTAGCTGGGTTTTCTGCTACACTGCAGGCGATCATTTCCTTTGTTGAGAACAG TGGTGATCGTATCAAATTTGTGAGGGCTGGCAAACATCAG ATAATTTTCCTTGTGAAGGGGCCAATATATTTAGTCTGTATAAGCTGCACTGAAGAGTCATATGAAGGATTGAGGGGACAGCTAGAGCTCATGTATGGTCAG ATTTTGCTTATTTTGACAAAATCAGTCAACAGGTGCTTTGAGAAGAATCCCAAATTTGATATGGCGCCATTGCTTGGTGGCACGGATGCAGTTTTCCTATCTCTTATACATGCATTCAACTG GAATCCTGCTACATTTCTTCAGGCTTACACATGCCTTCCCCTTGCTCAATCAACAAGGCAGGCGGCTAGTGCAGTTTTGCAGGACATTGCTGACTCAGGAGTTTTATTTGCACTTTTGATGTGTGAGCACAAG gtTATTAGTCTTGTGGGAGCACAGAAGGCAACTCTGCATCCTGATGATATTTTGTTACTTGCGAATTTCATACTGTCCTCTGAATCTTTTAG GACTTCGGAGTCTTTTTCACCCATATGTTTGCCAAGATACAATCCTATGGCCTTCCTATATGCTTATGTTCATTTTTTTGAT GAACATACGTATGTAATTCTGCTTACTACGAGATCAGATGCCTTCTATGATCTCAAAGATTCCAG GGCTCGCATTCAGAATGTTCTTCTAAAGTCAAATGTCCTTATTGAAGTCCAAAGATCTTTGTGCGAGAGCGCACTGCGTGTTGAAGATCTCCCCACTGATCCGTCTTCTCGATCTGAATCACAACCTCTGCAGTCTTCTCAAGACATGAGTTCTCAATCTCCTGAAATGGCAATCGGAGGTCCGGCTGGACTTTGGCATTTTATATACAAAAGCGTCTATCTGGACCAGTATGTATCATCTGAATTTCCCTTGCCGATAAATAACCCAAAGCAACAAAAGAG ACTGTACAAAGCTTATCAAAAGTTCTATGCCTCCATGCATGACAAAGCAACTGGTCCACACAAAACTCAATTTAGAAGAGGCGAGGATTATG TTCTATTTTGCTGGATAACACAGGATTTTGAGCTATATGCAGCCTTTAATCCATTGGCCGACAAG ACCCAAGCGATCAAGATATGCAATAGAGTATGCCAATGGATCAGGGATTTAGAAAATGAAATATTCGTATATGGAGAAAGCACCCTTTCCTG GCAGTACCACCATTGTTGGGGAGATATGTGA
- the LOC133909699 gene encoding vacuolar fusion protein MON1 homolog isoform X1 yields MDPNPNPNPTSTDAQPEAEPEARLAALSLSRDLPPDFAGAEIDDDVDADAEAEEEEEGYLTAVSRGGSSSCAAAAWKEASEGLDDEEKDVAPPSPSSSGYAGERGSSLASSAGIEEPEPEPEPDGVGVHDWARDKKHLDEDDASASWRKRKKHFFILSNSGKPIYSRYGDEHKLAGFSATLQAIISFVENRFYASGDRIKFVRAGKHQIIFLVKGPIYLVCISCTEESYEGLRGQLELMYGQILLILTKSVNRCFEKNPKFDMAPLLGGTDAVFLSLIHAFNWNPATFLQAYTCLPLAQSTRQAASAVLQDIADSGVLFALLMCEHKVISLVGAQKATLHPDDILLLANFILSSESFRTSESFSPICLPRYNPMAFLYAYVHFFDEHTYVILLTTRSDAFYDLKDSRARIQNVLLKSNVLIEVQRSLCESALRVEDLPTDPSSRSESQPLQSSQDMSSQSPEMAIGGPAGLWHFIYKSVYLDQYVSSEFPLPINNPKQQKRLYKAYQKFYASMHDKATGPHKTQFRRGEDYVLFCWITQDFELYAAFNPLADKTQAIKICNRVCQWIRDLENEIFVYGESTLSWQYHHCWGDM; encoded by the exons ATGGATCCAAACCCTAACCCCAATCCCACCTCCACCGACGCCCAACCCGAAGCCGAGCCAGAAGCGAGGCTCGCCGCCCTCTCCCTCAGCAGGGACCTCCCCCCGGACTTCGCCGGTGCCGAGATCGACGACGACGTTGACGCGGAcgcggaggccgaggaggaggaggagggctaCCTTACGGCGGTGTCCAGAGGCGGGAGCAGCAGCTGCGCAGCAGCCGCGTGGAAGGAGGCGTCCGAGGGCCTCGACGACGAAGAGAAGGACGTGGCCCCGCCCAGCCCCAGCAGCAGCGGCTACGCCGGCGAGCGGGGAAGCAGCCTCGCCTCCAGCGCCGGCATCGAGGAGCCCGAACCCGAACCCGAACCGGACGGCGTAGGCGTGCATGATTGGGCGCGCGATAAGAAGCATCTCGACGAG GACGATGCTTCAGCTTcatggaggaagaggaaaaaacaTTTCTTCATTTTGAGCAATTCTGGCAAGCCAATATATTCTAG GTATGGAGATGAGCACAAGCTAGCTGGGTTTTCTGCTACACTGCAGGCGATCATTTCCTTTGTTGAGAACAGGT TCTATGCCAGTGGTGATCGTATCAAATTTGTGAGGGCTGGCAAACATCAG ATAATTTTCCTTGTGAAGGGGCCAATATATTTAGTCTGTATAAGCTGCACTGAAGAGTCATATGAAGGATTGAGGGGACAGCTAGAGCTCATGTATGGTCAG ATTTTGCTTATTTTGACAAAATCAGTCAACAGGTGCTTTGAGAAGAATCCCAAATTTGATATGGCGCCATTGCTTGGTGGCACGGATGCAGTTTTCCTATCTCTTATACATGCATTCAACTG GAATCCTGCTACATTTCTTCAGGCTTACACATGCCTTCCCCTTGCTCAATCAACAAGGCAGGCGGCTAGTGCAGTTTTGCAGGACATTGCTGACTCAGGAGTTTTATTTGCACTTTTGATGTGTGAGCACAAG gtTATTAGTCTTGTGGGAGCACAGAAGGCAACTCTGCATCCTGATGATATTTTGTTACTTGCGAATTTCATACTGTCCTCTGAATCTTTTAG GACTTCGGAGTCTTTTTCACCCATATGTTTGCCAAGATACAATCCTATGGCCTTCCTATATGCTTATGTTCATTTTTTTGAT GAACATACGTATGTAATTCTGCTTACTACGAGATCAGATGCCTTCTATGATCTCAAAGATTCCAG GGCTCGCATTCAGAATGTTCTTCTAAAGTCAAATGTCCTTATTGAAGTCCAAAGATCTTTGTGCGAGAGCGCACTGCGTGTTGAAGATCTCCCCACTGATCCGTCTTCTCGATCTGAATCACAACCTCTGCAGTCTTCTCAAGACATGAGTTCTCAATCTCCTGAAATGGCAATCGGAGGTCCGGCTGGACTTTGGCATTTTATATACAAAAGCGTCTATCTGGACCAGTATGTATCATCTGAATTTCCCTTGCCGATAAATAACCCAAAGCAACAAAAGAG ACTGTACAAAGCTTATCAAAAGTTCTATGCCTCCATGCATGACAAAGCAACTGGTCCACACAAAACTCAATTTAGAAGAGGCGAGGATTATG TTCTATTTTGCTGGATAACACAGGATTTTGAGCTATATGCAGCCTTTAATCCATTGGCCGACAAG ACCCAAGCGATCAAGATATGCAATAGAGTATGCCAATGGATCAGGGATTTAGAAAATGAAATATTCGTATATGGAGAAAGCACCCTTTCCTG GCAGTACCACCATTGTTGGGGAGATATGTGA
- the LOC133909699 gene encoding vacuolar fusion protein MON1 homolog isoform X4 codes for MDPNPNPNPTSTDAQPEAEPEARLAALSLSRDLPPDFAGAEIDDDVDADAEAEEEEEGYLTAVSRGGSSSCAAAAWKEASEGLDDEEKDVAPPSPSSSGYAGERGSSLASSAGIEEPEPEPEPDGVGVHDWARDKKHLDEDDASASWRKRKKHFFILSNSGKPIYSRYGDEHKLAGFSATLQAIISFVENSGDRIKFVRAGKHQIIFLVKGPIYLVCISCTEESYEGLRGQLELMYGQILLILTKSVNRCFEKNPKFDMAPLLGGTDAVFLSLIHAFNWNPATFLQAYTCLPLAQSTRQAASAVLQDIADSGVLFALLMCEHKVISLVGAQKATLHPDDILLLANFILSSESFRTSESFSPICLPRYNPMAFLYAYVHFFDEHTYVILLTTRSDAFYDLKDSRARIQNVLLKSNVLIEVQRSLCESALRVEDLPTDPSSRSESQPLQSSQDMSSQSPEMAIGGPAGLWHFIYKSVYLDQYVSSEFPLPINNPKQQKRLYKAYQKFYASMHDKATGPHKTQFRRGEDYVLFCWITQDFELYAAFNPLADKTQAIKICNRVCQWIRDLENEIFVYGESTLSW; via the exons ATGGATCCAAACCCTAACCCCAATCCCACCTCCACCGACGCCCAACCCGAAGCCGAGCCAGAAGCGAGGCTCGCCGCCCTCTCCCTCAGCAGGGACCTCCCCCCGGACTTCGCCGGTGCCGAGATCGACGACGACGTTGACGCGGAcgcggaggccgaggaggaggaggagggctaCCTTACGGCGGTGTCCAGAGGCGGGAGCAGCAGCTGCGCAGCAGCCGCGTGGAAGGAGGCGTCCGAGGGCCTCGACGACGAAGAGAAGGACGTGGCCCCGCCCAGCCCCAGCAGCAGCGGCTACGCCGGCGAGCGGGGAAGCAGCCTCGCCTCCAGCGCCGGCATCGAGGAGCCCGAACCCGAACCCGAACCGGACGGCGTAGGCGTGCATGATTGGGCGCGCGATAAGAAGCATCTCGACGAG GACGATGCTTCAGCTTcatggaggaagaggaaaaaacaTTTCTTCATTTTGAGCAATTCTGGCAAGCCAATATATTCTAG GTATGGAGATGAGCACAAGCTAGCTGGGTTTTCTGCTACACTGCAGGCGATCATTTCCTTTGTTGAGAACAG TGGTGATCGTATCAAATTTGTGAGGGCTGGCAAACATCAG ATAATTTTCCTTGTGAAGGGGCCAATATATTTAGTCTGTATAAGCTGCACTGAAGAGTCATATGAAGGATTGAGGGGACAGCTAGAGCTCATGTATGGTCAG ATTTTGCTTATTTTGACAAAATCAGTCAACAGGTGCTTTGAGAAGAATCCCAAATTTGATATGGCGCCATTGCTTGGTGGCACGGATGCAGTTTTCCTATCTCTTATACATGCATTCAACTG GAATCCTGCTACATTTCTTCAGGCTTACACATGCCTTCCCCTTGCTCAATCAACAAGGCAGGCGGCTAGTGCAGTTTTGCAGGACATTGCTGACTCAGGAGTTTTATTTGCACTTTTGATGTGTGAGCACAAG gtTATTAGTCTTGTGGGAGCACAGAAGGCAACTCTGCATCCTGATGATATTTTGTTACTTGCGAATTTCATACTGTCCTCTGAATCTTTTAG GACTTCGGAGTCTTTTTCACCCATATGTTTGCCAAGATACAATCCTATGGCCTTCCTATATGCTTATGTTCATTTTTTTGAT GAACATACGTATGTAATTCTGCTTACTACGAGATCAGATGCCTTCTATGATCTCAAAGATTCCAG GGCTCGCATTCAGAATGTTCTTCTAAAGTCAAATGTCCTTATTGAAGTCCAAAGATCTTTGTGCGAGAGCGCACTGCGTGTTGAAGATCTCCCCACTGATCCGTCTTCTCGATCTGAATCACAACCTCTGCAGTCTTCTCAAGACATGAGTTCTCAATCTCCTGAAATGGCAATCGGAGGTCCGGCTGGACTTTGGCATTTTATATACAAAAGCGTCTATCTGGACCAGTATGTATCATCTGAATTTCCCTTGCCGATAAATAACCCAAAGCAACAAAAGAG ACTGTACAAAGCTTATCAAAAGTTCTATGCCTCCATGCATGACAAAGCAACTGGTCCACACAAAACTCAATTTAGAAGAGGCGAGGATTATG TTCTATTTTGCTGGATAACACAGGATTTTGAGCTATATGCAGCCTTTAATCCATTGGCCGACAAG ACCCAAGCGATCAAGATATGCAATAGAGTATGCCAATGGATCAGGGATTTAGAAAATGAAATATTCGTATATGGAGAAAGCACCCTTTCCTGGTGA
- the LOC133909699 gene encoding vacuolar fusion protein MON1 homolog isoform X3: protein MDPNPNPNPTSTDAQPEAEPEARLAALSLSRDLPPDFAGAEIDDDVDADAEAEEEEEGYLTAVSRGGSSSCAAAAWKEASEGLDDEEKDVAPPSPSSSGYAGERGSSLASSAGIEEPEPEPEPDGVGVHDWARDKKHLDEDDASASWRKRKKHFFILSNSGKPIYSRYGDEHKLAGFSATLQAIISFVENRFYASGDRIKFVRAGKHQIIFLVKGPIYLVCISCTEESYEGLRGQLELMYGQILLILTKSVNRCFEKNPKFDMAPLLGGTDAVFLSLIHAFNWNPATFLQAYTCLPLAQSTRQAASAVLQDIADSGVLFALLMCEHKVISLVGAQKATLHPDDILLLANFILSSESFRTSESFSPICLPRYNPMAFLYAYVHFFDEHTYVILLTTRSDAFYDLKDSRARIQNVLLKSNVLIEVQRSLCESALRVEDLPTDPSSRSESQPLQSSQDMSSQSPEMAIGGPAGLWHFIYKSVYLDQYVSSEFPLPINNPKQQKRLYKAYQKFYASMHDKATGPHKTQFRRGEDYVLFCWITQDFELYAAFNPLADKTQAIKICNRVCQWIRDLENEIFVYGESTLSW from the exons ATGGATCCAAACCCTAACCCCAATCCCACCTCCACCGACGCCCAACCCGAAGCCGAGCCAGAAGCGAGGCTCGCCGCCCTCTCCCTCAGCAGGGACCTCCCCCCGGACTTCGCCGGTGCCGAGATCGACGACGACGTTGACGCGGAcgcggaggccgaggaggaggaggagggctaCCTTACGGCGGTGTCCAGAGGCGGGAGCAGCAGCTGCGCAGCAGCCGCGTGGAAGGAGGCGTCCGAGGGCCTCGACGACGAAGAGAAGGACGTGGCCCCGCCCAGCCCCAGCAGCAGCGGCTACGCCGGCGAGCGGGGAAGCAGCCTCGCCTCCAGCGCCGGCATCGAGGAGCCCGAACCCGAACCCGAACCGGACGGCGTAGGCGTGCATGATTGGGCGCGCGATAAGAAGCATCTCGACGAG GACGATGCTTCAGCTTcatggaggaagaggaaaaaacaTTTCTTCATTTTGAGCAATTCTGGCAAGCCAATATATTCTAG GTATGGAGATGAGCACAAGCTAGCTGGGTTTTCTGCTACACTGCAGGCGATCATTTCCTTTGTTGAGAACAGGT TCTATGCCAGTGGTGATCGTATCAAATTTGTGAGGGCTGGCAAACATCAG ATAATTTTCCTTGTGAAGGGGCCAATATATTTAGTCTGTATAAGCTGCACTGAAGAGTCATATGAAGGATTGAGGGGACAGCTAGAGCTCATGTATGGTCAG ATTTTGCTTATTTTGACAAAATCAGTCAACAGGTGCTTTGAGAAGAATCCCAAATTTGATATGGCGCCATTGCTTGGTGGCACGGATGCAGTTTTCCTATCTCTTATACATGCATTCAACTG GAATCCTGCTACATTTCTTCAGGCTTACACATGCCTTCCCCTTGCTCAATCAACAAGGCAGGCGGCTAGTGCAGTTTTGCAGGACATTGCTGACTCAGGAGTTTTATTTGCACTTTTGATGTGTGAGCACAAG gtTATTAGTCTTGTGGGAGCACAGAAGGCAACTCTGCATCCTGATGATATTTTGTTACTTGCGAATTTCATACTGTCCTCTGAATCTTTTAG GACTTCGGAGTCTTTTTCACCCATATGTTTGCCAAGATACAATCCTATGGCCTTCCTATATGCTTATGTTCATTTTTTTGAT GAACATACGTATGTAATTCTGCTTACTACGAGATCAGATGCCTTCTATGATCTCAAAGATTCCAG GGCTCGCATTCAGAATGTTCTTCTAAAGTCAAATGTCCTTATTGAAGTCCAAAGATCTTTGTGCGAGAGCGCACTGCGTGTTGAAGATCTCCCCACTGATCCGTCTTCTCGATCTGAATCACAACCTCTGCAGTCTTCTCAAGACATGAGTTCTCAATCTCCTGAAATGGCAATCGGAGGTCCGGCTGGACTTTGGCATTTTATATACAAAAGCGTCTATCTGGACCAGTATGTATCATCTGAATTTCCCTTGCCGATAAATAACCCAAAGCAACAAAAGAG ACTGTACAAAGCTTATCAAAAGTTCTATGCCTCCATGCATGACAAAGCAACTGGTCCACACAAAACTCAATTTAGAAGAGGCGAGGATTATG TTCTATTTTGCTGGATAACACAGGATTTTGAGCTATATGCAGCCTTTAATCCATTGGCCGACAAG ACCCAAGCGATCAAGATATGCAATAGAGTATGCCAATGGATCAGGGATTTAGAAAATGAAATATTCGTATATGGAGAAAGCACCCTTTCCTGGTGA
- the LOC133908358 gene encoding ABC transporter B family member 20-like: MQIKQHVPKWIATPEGRLKFNVDGAVAVNYVAARAVAVKDGHLKEYIVFSFATCALVEPFGLAPYILKLRKSLTSVFEIIDRVPKIGLVPQDPVIFSTTIRENIIYARHNATESEMKEAARIANAHHFISNLPQGYDTHVGMRGVDLTPGQKQRIAIAHVVLKNAPIFCCLMKPQASSAIESESSRVVQEALDTLIMGNKTTILIAQTAAMMKHLDNIVVLNGGRIVEQGTHDSLVQMNGLYVKLMQPHFTKGFHQRRLI; this comes from the exons ATGCAGATTAAGCAGCATGTACCTAAATGGATAGCTACTCCTGAAGGCCGCTTGAAATTCAATGTCGACGGCGCGGTGGCCGTGAACTATGTTGCTGctagag CTGTTGCTGTGAAGGATGGGCATCTTAAAGAATACATTGTTTTCTCATTCGCGACTTGTGCACTGGTGGAACCATTTGGCCTTGCCCCATATATTCTGAAACTCCGGAAATCCTTGACCTCAGTATTTGAAATTATTGATCGTGTACCCAAGATAGGATTGGTTCCTCAGGACCCTGTTATATTTTCCACAACCATAagagaaaatataatttatgcAAGGCACAATGCAACAGAATCTGAGATGAAAGAAGCTGCCAGGATAGCGAATGCCCATCATTTCATCAGCAACCTGCCTCAGGGTTATGACACGCATGTGGGAATGCGTGGAGTGGATTTGACTCCTGGGCAGAAGCAACGAATTGCCATTGCTCATGTAGTGCTGAAGAATGCACCCATATTTTGCTGCTTGATGAAGCCTCAAGCCAGCTCTGCTATCGAATCTGAGTCGAGTAGGGTGGTGCAGGAAGCCCTTGATACATTGATCATGGGGAACAAGACAACTATTCTCATTGCGCAGACGGCAGCAATGATGAAGCATTTGGATAACATTGTTGTGTTGAATGGTGGTAGGATTGTGGAGCAGGGAACACATGATTCACTGGTGCAAATGAATGGTTTGTATGTCAAGTTGATGCAGCCTCATTTCACCAAAGGGTTCCATCAGCGTAGACTAATATAA